In a single window of the Raphanus sativus cultivar WK10039 chromosome 9, ASM80110v3, whole genome shotgun sequence genome:
- the LOC130500085 gene encoding uncharacterized protein LOC130500085, whose translation MERRRAEMESSVAGPSATSVAAPTLGSDVALAPDPAVPALGPDVTPVPTPTIPTSGSDVPLPAGEIVVPEQAPDVQARPEGSLLAPIVETMGSEEERNRPGNSFAGLSNLQMRALNDSMSNLLNTGLEAIHLRLDELQGRPAQSQTRTRRDRPRRHSRSDLEIRDESYDDDQSINRPRRAPRQQNQGDVNPFGRNERTDNGLGGLKLKIPSFNGKNDPDAFLEWERKIELVFDCQNFSDIKKVRLAAAEFTGYAINWYDQVVTSRRRAGVAPVVTWDELSMLMRRRFVPDHYHRDLHHKLRRLLQGSKSVEDYHQEMETLMIKADVDEPLDATMARFLTGLNRDIQDRMELEDYDSMEQMLHKAVLIEQQLKRKGLSKPTFASKPTFASKPNYQDKGKSSSTTNNAFKTDVPARFDKGKAIENPSRARDIRCFKCQGLGHYANRCPNQKVMVLLENGEVESEEDKEDLGPVYDTDDEEEALDFPVHGPLLVTRKTLDDTFDPIFDEEADGVIDEFCSTFVESSGPIYDEDVLDEPSQGSLLVTRRTLSVQPKSNEKEQRENLFHSRCLISDKVCSLIIDGGSCTNVASDTLVKKLGLVTRPLSRPFRLEWLNEAGEQYVKEQVTVPLSIGRYEDEVVCNVLPMDACHVLLGRPWQFDKKAVHDGFTNRHSFDHKGKKITLVPLSPSEVHQDQVQLRKNRDQDSKADKPETSTRNSNFFVKESQVRKSLCSQKPFLLLVYKESLLASSSSDLAPEIPSEFLGILQDYSDVFPEENPKGLPPVRGIEHQIDLVPGASLPNRPAYRTNPVETKELEKQINDLLEKGYIRESLSPCAVPVLLVPKKDGSWRMCVDCRAINNITVKYRHPIPRLDDMLDELHGSKYFSKIDLKSGYHQIRMKEGDEWKTAFKTKLGLYEWLVMPFGLTNAPSTFMRLMNHVLRSFIGHFVVVYFDDILIYSKSLDEHKQHLKSVLEILRKEHLFANLGKCSFGTDHVVFLGFVVGADGLRVDEQKVQAIRDWPIPKTISEVRSFHGLAGFYRRFVQNFSTLAAPLTEVIKKNVGFKWGPAQEEAFEILKGKLTNAPLLVLPDFSKAFEIECDASGVGIGAVLMQEGKPVAYFSEKLGGAMLNYPTYDQELYALVRALQTWQHYLWPKEFIIHTDHQSLRHLKGQQKLNKRHARWMEFIETFPYVIKYKQGKENVVADALSRRYTLLSALETKLLGFEFIKDLYASDQDFKEIFRKCTKVAYGKYFQSSGFLFFDNRLCVPQCSLRELFLREAHGGGLMGHFGVKKTYKAVHDHFYWPSLMKDVERICSRCVVCKKSKPKASNHGLYSALPIPSHPWVDISMDFVLGLPRSKAGRDSIFVVVDRFSKMAHFIPCHKTDDAVQVADLFFKEVVRLHGMPKTIVSDCDAKFLSYFWKTLWSKLGTRLMFSTTCHPQTDGQTEVVNRTLSALLRSLSCSRNGHLAFYDKSGIIVWPLSDWSGDRSAVLSWREGCVQPFNQGVGKQSDRDPFALRSYWFTIVLNGDSEFRSGLYGKT comes from the exons atggagcgacgccgtgctgagatggagtctagcgtggcaggcCCTAGTGCTACTTCTGTTGCGGCTCCGACTCTTGGATCCGATGTCGCTTTAGCTCCGGATCCCGCGGTTCCGGCTCTTGGACCCGACGTTACCCCAGTCCCGACCCCCACAATTCCAACCTCTGGATCCGATGTCCCTTTGCCTGCTGGAGAAATCGTTGTTCCGGAGCAAGcacccgatgtccaggctcgtccTGAGGGCTCCCTTCTTgcgccgatagtg GAAACCATGggcagtgaagaagaaagaaacagaccCGGAAATTCTTTTGCTGGATTATCTAACTTGCAGATGCGTGCTCTCAATGATTCTATGTCTAACTTGTTGAATACAGGTTTGGAGGCGATCCATCTTAGGCTGGATGAACTTCAGGGCCGACCAGCTCAGTCCCAAACCAGAACCAGGCGTGACCGCCCAAGGAGACACAGCCGGTCCGACCTTGAGATCCGAGATGAGTCCTATGATGATGATCAGTCCATCAACCGACCAAGGAGAGCTCCTAGACAACAAAACCAAGGTGATGTCAATCCATTTGGTAGAAATGAAAGAACTGATAATGGATTGGGtggtttgaaattgaaaattccAAGTTTTAATGGCAAGAATGATCCGGATGCCTTTCTTGAATGGGAAAGAAAGATTGAACTTGTTTTTGATTGTCAAAACTTTTCTGATATTAAAAAGGTTAGACTTGCTGCTGCTGAGTTTACTGGCTATGCTATTAACTGGTATGATCAAGTTGTGACTAGCAGGAGAAGAGCAGGTGTGGCGCCAGTTGTTACATGGGATGAGCTTTCCATGCTGATGCGGAGACGCTTTGTTCCCGAccattaccacagagatctaCACCATAAACTCAGGCGTTTGCTTCAAGGTTCTAAGTCAGTTGAGGACTACCACCAGGAAATGGAGACCTTGATGATCAAGGCTGATGTAGATGAGCCCTTAGACGCCACCATGGCTAGATTTCTCACCGGGCTCAACCGAGACATACAAGACCGCATGGAGCTGGAAGACTATGACAGCATGGAACAGATGCTACACAAGGCCGTGCTGATTGAACAACAACTCAAGAGAAAAGGTCTCTCCAAACCGACCTTTGCTTCAAAAccaacctttgcttccaagCCAAACTATCAAGACAAGGGTAAGTCTTCTTCCACAACAAATAATGCTTTTAAGACTGATGTCCCTGCTCGTTTTGACAAAGGAAAAGCAATTGAGAATCCTAGCCGTGCAAGAGACATCAGgtgcttcaagtgtcaaggTCTTGGCCACTATGCCAACCGATGTCCAAACCAAAAGGTGATGGTGCTCTTGGAGAATGGAGAAGTCGAAtctgaagaagacaaggaggaTCTCGGACCAGTTTATGATactgatgatgaggaagaagcacTTGACTTCCCAGTTCATGGCCCCCTTCTTGTTACTAGAAAGACTTTGGACGACACCTTTGATcccatctttgatgaggaggccGATGGCGTGATCGATGAGTTTTGCTCGACCTTTGTGGAGAGCTCTGGTCCGATCTATGATGAGGATGTTCTTGATGAGCCAAGCCAAGGTTCACTACTGGTTACTAGGCGTACCTTGAGTGTCCAACCCAAATCCAATGAAAAAgaacaaagggagaatctctttcactctAGATGTCTCATTTCTGATAAAGTTTGTTCTTTGATTATTGATGGAGGCAGTTGCACTAATGTGGCTAGTGACACTCTTGTAAAGAAACTTGGGCTTGTTACTCGGCCTCTTTCTCGTCCTTTCAGGTTAGAGTGGCTCAATGAGGCTGGAGAACAGTATGTGAAGGAGCAAGTCACAGTTCCACTCTCCATTGGCCGATATGAGGATGAGGTTGTGTGCAATGTGCTTCCCATGGATGCTTGCCATGTTCTCTTGGGCcgaccttggcaatttgacaagaagGCAGTGCATGATGGCTTCACAAACAGGCACTCGTTTGATcacaaaggaaagaagatcaCTTTGGTGCCTTTGTCACCTTCGGAAGTCCATCAAGACCAGGTCCAACTTAGGAAGAACCGAGACCAAGACTCTAAGGCTGATAAACCTGAGACAAGTACCAGAAACTCCAActtctttgtcaaagaaagtcAGGTAAGGAAGTCTCTTTGCTCTCAAAAACCATTTCTCTTACTTGTTTATAAAGAGTCTCTTTTGGCCTCATCTTCTTCTGACCTTGCACCGGAGATTCCGAGTGAATTTTTAGGTATCTTGCAGGATTAttctgatgtgtttccagaagaaaatccaaaaggattgccaccagtaagaggcattgagcatcagattgatCTTGTCCCGGGCGCATCTCTTCCGAACCGACCAGCGTACCGCACCAATCCGGTCGAGACCAAGGAGCTGGAGAAACAGATCAACGACCTGCTTGAGAAGGGATACATCAGAGAAAGTCTCAGTCCCTGTGCAGTGCCTGTTCTACtcgtaccaaagaaggatggctcctggaggatgtgtgtggactgccgggccataaacaacatcacggtaaagtatcgacatcctatccctcgccttgatgatatgcttgatgaactcCATGGTTCTAagtacttttctaagatagatttgaaaagtggctatcatcagattaggatgaaagaaggtgatgaatggaaaacggcctttaaaacaaaactaggtttgtatgagtggcttgtcatgccctttggtctcacaaatgcacctagtactttcatgcgcctaatgaatcatgtcttgagaTCTTTTATTGGTCATTTTGTTGTAGTGtactttgatgacattcttATTTACAGCAAAAGCCTTGATGAGCACAAACAGCACCTGAAATCTGTTCTTGAAATCCTTAGAAAGGAACATTTGTTTGCTAACCTTGGAAAATGTTCTTTTGGCACAGATCATGTGGTCTTTCTAGGTTTTGTTGTAGGTGCAGATGGCTTGAGAGTGGACGAGCAGAAGGTCCAAGCAATCCGAGACTGGCCCATCCCGAAAACCATTAGTGAAGTgagaagcttccatggcctTGCCGGTTTCTATAGGCGGTTTGTTCAAAACTTCAGTACCTTGGCCGCCCCTCTCACtgaagtgatcaagaagaacGTGGGGTTCAAATGGGGACCAGCTCAAGAAGAAGCATTCGAAATCCttaaagggaagttgactaatGCCCCTTTGCTTGTACTTCCAGATTTTTCTAAAGCTTTTGAGatcgaatgtgatgcttctggtgttggtattggtgctgtgttgatgcaggaaggAAAACCAGtagcttatttcagtgagaagcttggtggTGCCATGCTCAACTACCCCACATACGACCAGGAACtctatgccttggtgagagccctTCAAACGTGGCAGCACTATCTTTGGCCTAAGGAGTTCATCATCCACACTGACCATCAGTCTCTAAGACATCTTAAGGGTCAGCAGAAGCTCAACAAGAGGCATGCTCGTTGGAtggagttcattgagacattcccttatgtgatcaagtacaaacaaggtaaggagaatgttgTGGCCGATGCATTGTCTCGAAGGTATACTCTTCTTTCAGCCCTTGAGACTAAATTGCttggttttgaatttatcaaGGATCTTTATGCCTCTGATCAGgattttaaagagatttttCGAAAATGCACCAAGGTTGCTTATGGGAAATACTTTCAAAGttctggtttcttattctttgataaCCGTTTGTGTGTGCCCCAATGTTCTTTGAGGGAGTTGTTtctcagggaagctcatggaggaggacttatgggacactttggtgtCAAGAAGACTTACAAGGCTGTTCATGACCACTTCTATTGGCCGAGTTTGATGAAGGATGTTGAGAGGATCTGTAGCCGATGTGTGGTGTGCAAGAAGTCTAAGCCTAAAGCATCAAACCACGGTTTGTACTCAGCTCTACCCATTCCCTCTCATCCTTGGGTagacatttctatggattttgtgcttGGTTTGCCTAGGTCCAAAGCTGGACgagattctatctttgtggttgtcGATAGGTTCtcaaaaatggctcatttcattccttgtcacaaaactgatgatgctgtGCAAGTTGcagatttattctttaaggaagttGTTAGATTGCATGGAATGCCTAAGACCATTGTCTCTGATTGTGATGctaagttccttagctatttttggaagaccttgtggtctaagctaggcACTAGATTGATGTTCTCTACAACTTGTCAcccgcaaactgatgggcaaactgaagtagttaatcgAACCTTGTCTGCTTTGCTTAGATCTTTg